The following are encoded in a window of Bradyrhizobium sp. WBOS07 genomic DNA:
- a CDS encoding MipA/OmpV family protein: MTYPDEAALRLTVTARLTTALLAALGATLTIPQSASAQTAAKTAFTLPAPPFDLPMLPSPTGNWTVMVGIGGQYMPDFVGSKNGKFMPIPIFSIRRAGSIDQFRGPRDSASIALLDVGNFRAGPAFKYVAARKADKYAELTGLGDVKAAYELGGFVEYYPVDWLRLRGELRQGIGGHTGTVADVSADVIVPLIQRLTISAGPRFTWKSSKATAPYFGVDAAQALASGLPMYDAKSGAHSVGFGSQISYRINPQWEVHAYVEYEKLLGDAADNPLVKLRGSSNQTTVGLGASYSFDFRIR; this comes from the coding sequence ATGACTTATCCTGACGAAGCCGCTCTCCGCCTCACGGTGACTGCGCGGCTGACAACCGCCTTGCTTGCCGCGCTCGGCGCAACCCTGACGATCCCTCAATCCGCATCGGCGCAGACCGCGGCAAAGACCGCGTTCACGCTGCCGGCTCCTCCATTCGATCTGCCGATGCTGCCCTCGCCGACTGGAAACTGGACCGTCATGGTCGGCATCGGGGGACAATACATGCCTGACTTCGTCGGATCGAAGAACGGCAAGTTCATGCCGATCCCGATCTTCTCGATTCGCCGCGCCGGATCAATCGATCAGTTTCGCGGGCCGCGCGACAGCGCCAGCATCGCGCTGCTCGACGTCGGCAATTTTCGCGCAGGACCTGCGTTCAAATATGTCGCCGCGCGCAAAGCCGACAAATATGCCGAGCTGACCGGCCTCGGCGACGTCAAGGCTGCCTACGAGCTTGGCGGCTTCGTCGAATATTACCCGGTCGATTGGCTACGCCTGCGCGGCGAATTGCGCCAGGGCATCGGCGGCCACACCGGCACGGTCGCCGACGTCTCCGCCGACGTCATCGTGCCGCTGATTCAAAGGCTGACGATCTCGGCCGGCCCGCGCTTCACCTGGAAGAGCAGCAAGGCGACGGCGCCTTACTTTGGCGTCGATGCGGCGCAGGCCCTCGCATCGGGATTGCCGATGTACGATGCGAAGAGCGGCGCGCACTCGGTCGGCTTCGGCAGCCAGATCTCCTATCGCATCAATCCGCAGTGGGAGGTCCACGCCTATGTCGAATACGAGAAGCTGCTCGGCGATGCCGCGGACAACCCGCTGGTGAAGCTGCGTGGGTCGTCGAACCAGACGACGGTCGGCCTCGGCGCGTCCTATTCGTTCGATTTCAGGATTCGGTAG
- a CDS encoding response regulator transcription factor — protein MRSLVIEDEPQIGAYVSRLLGQLHGIVDIVGSIADARQALDNFKYDLAIVDRMLPDGDALQVVTALSRSPERPAIIMLTSKDAKEDVVDGLNGGADDYLGKPFEPQELLARVRAVLRRPRLLAPSVLSIGNVELHLGSNEAVVAGSKILLRRREALILGALLMRRDRVITRAALIEEIYGFDDEIESNTLEAQVSRLRKKLTELGGDVEIRSMRGIGYILRPATPR, from the coding sequence GTGCGCTCCCTCGTGATCGAAGACGAACCGCAGATCGGCGCCTATGTCAGCCGCCTGCTCGGACAATTGCACGGAATCGTCGACATCGTCGGCTCGATTGCCGATGCCCGTCAGGCGCTGGACAACTTCAAGTATGATCTCGCGATCGTCGACCGCATGCTGCCCGACGGGGACGCGCTCCAGGTGGTCACGGCGCTGAGCCGGTCGCCGGAACGTCCCGCGATCATCATGCTGACCTCCAAGGACGCCAAGGAGGACGTCGTCGACGGTCTCAACGGCGGTGCCGACGACTATCTCGGCAAGCCGTTCGAACCGCAGGAGCTGCTTGCGCGCGTGCGCGCGGTGCTGCGCCGGCCCCGGCTGCTTGCGCCGTCGGTGCTGTCGATCGGCAATGTCGAGCTGCATCTCGGCAGCAACGAAGCGGTGGTCGCGGGCAGCAAGATCCTGCTGCGGCGGCGCGAGGCGCTGATCCTCGGAGCGCTCCTGATGCGGCGCGACCGTGTCATCACCCGCGCCGCCCTGATCGAGGAAATCTACGGCTTCGACGACGAGATCGAGTCCAACACGCTCGAGGCACAGGTCTCGCGCCTGAGGAAGAAGCTCACCGAGCTCGGGGGCGACGTCGAGATCCGGAGCATGCGCGGCATCGGCTACATTCTGCGGCCGGCGACACCGCGATGA
- a CDS encoding HAMP domain-containing sensor histidine kinase has translation MLGIFISRYPTEEHEFRSCQVVAAVLDRATVIEGHGLTVRSTPALEELKADSPNLWYVVSAGELVSEYGSEHRPALPFVFPYRGPVGTSVFSTLDQNSTFCLSAVQRGSVRLGMMVGEPRVRFGRIARTFLLRRIFSIFLVALAFAATVAVGSALAARYVSRSIERVARRALAIDPSAPQGLISLSEVPSELKPLVEALNRAFGEIDAYIRMQRRFLGNAAHQLRTPLTLLRAKIEDLPDPALKAELVRDVRRLTSLVSAMLDLARLQNHAIETRPIDLGEIARDVLADFGPSALDANIELALEQAGPDPVMVQGVDAAVRSALANLVGNALIHARGARRITATLGRDGISIHDDGAGLPDGVAQGLTEPFQTGTTAGDGAGLGLSIVREIMAAHGGELVISSAPGRGTTMSLRFPVTAAPTRSPHLELQTG, from the coding sequence ATGCTGGGCATCTTCATCTCGCGATATCCGACTGAGGAACACGAGTTTAGGTCCTGCCAGGTCGTGGCTGCCGTTCTCGATCGCGCGACGGTCATCGAAGGGCACGGACTGACGGTCCGTTCGACTCCTGCCCTCGAGGAATTGAAGGCGGACAGCCCAAACCTCTGGTACGTCGTGTCCGCAGGCGAGTTGGTTAGCGAGTATGGCAGCGAACATCGGCCCGCCCTTCCCTTCGTGTTTCCCTACCGCGGGCCCGTCGGCACGTCCGTCTTCAGCACCCTCGACCAGAACAGCACTTTCTGTCTCTCCGCCGTACAACGGGGCTCGGTGCGGCTCGGGATGATGGTTGGCGAGCCACGGGTCCGCTTTGGCCGGATTGCAAGGACGTTTCTCCTCCGCAGGATCTTTTCGATCTTCCTCGTGGCGCTGGCCTTTGCCGCAACCGTTGCCGTCGGCTCGGCGCTTGCTGCACGTTACGTCTCGCGCAGCATCGAGCGGGTCGCGCGTCGCGCTCTCGCGATCGATCCGTCGGCACCGCAAGGCTTGATATCCTTGTCGGAGGTTCCCTCGGAGCTGAAGCCTCTGGTCGAGGCGCTGAACCGCGCCTTCGGCGAGATCGACGCCTATATCAGGATGCAACGCCGCTTTCTCGGCAACGCCGCCCATCAACTGCGCACGCCGCTCACGCTGCTGCGTGCGAAGATCGAGGACTTGCCTGACCCGGCCCTGAAGGCCGAGCTGGTACGCGACGTCCGCCGGCTAACCTCGCTGGTCTCCGCCATGCTCGATCTGGCGCGGCTGCAAAACCATGCGATCGAGACACGACCGATCGATCTCGGCGAAATAGCCCGAGACGTGCTGGCCGATTTCGGCCCCTCGGCGCTCGATGCCAACATCGAGCTCGCACTGGAGCAGGCCGGGCCCGATCCGGTCATGGTGCAGGGCGTGGACGCGGCGGTGCGCAGCGCGCTTGCCAATCTCGTCGGCAATGCACTCATCCACGCCCGTGGCGCGCGACGCATCACCGCCACTCTCGGCCGCGATGGCATCTCAATCCACGACGACGGCGCGGGCCTGCCCGACGGCGTGGCGCAAGGGCTGACCGAACCGTTCCAGACCGGCACTACAGCAGGCGACGGCGCCGGCCTCGGCCTGTCGATCGTCCGCGAGATCATGGCCGCCCATGGCGGCGAGCTGGTCATCTCCTCCGCACCCGGCCGCGGCACGACCATGAGCCTGCGCTTTCCCGTGACCGCAGCGCCGACCCGATCTCCGCACCTGGAGCTGCAGACCGGCTAG
- a CDS encoding TonB-dependent siderophore receptor: MPYVAPATGALGAPPAPYAGGQVATGSQLGFLGNRGVMNTPFNQVSYTAKLMQDQQARTVADVLANDPSVRSKTPSGNGVDGLYIRGFYYDAGDYAMNGLYGMAPAYSTSANYLERVELLKGPGVMLGGMPPAGAIGGSVNLVTKQAPDFDITQLTGVYISKSQFGAFIDVARRYGEHKEFGIRFNGGGRGGNTAIDRQTDELGNAVLNMDYRGERARVSVDLGYQAENLTPPQRFLTFTSSPPFPFTIPVPPPPRPGTNYMPDWASWKTKDTFTMARAEVDMTDWLTVYAAGGYHRSDVDFQYVSPRITNVGGLGNWSNPALKGYDTFENYASDIGFRATGNTGPVKHLFTMNYSTFDRDYTSFGRSGGIINSNLYNPIPSPLPNFTTIVQNLKTQTNMRSVGIADTMSMFGDRLQLIVGARRQSVGADSQTFLTPPTASHIEGSVWSPGYAIIVKPVENVSLYANYIEGLKLPEIVSGATTYSNVGEILPPAQTKQMEAGAKIDVGRITFTTSYFDITAPNASSVPVAGRLPARRLVGEQRNRGIELYTFGELAPWFRVLGGVTIINGEVVSQRYAYPGGATFNYNGRTPVGISTVNLNIGAEWDTPFVDGLTLTSRVIYTGESFADDANTQVLPDWTRVDVGARYTFASPWNGKPIVVRASVENVFNVAYYNSYRTVSSAVSLGAPRTYLMSTTFNF, encoded by the coding sequence GTGCCTTATGTCGCGCCGGCCACCGGCGCACTGGGTGCTCCGCCGGCTCCTTATGCTGGCGGTCAGGTCGCCACCGGCTCGCAGCTCGGCTTTCTCGGCAATCGCGGGGTGATGAACACGCCGTTCAACCAGGTCAGCTATACCGCCAAACTGATGCAGGATCAGCAGGCGCGCACCGTCGCCGATGTGCTTGCCAACGATCCGTCGGTCCGCAGCAAGACACCTTCCGGCAACGGCGTCGACGGCCTCTACATAAGAGGCTTCTATTACGACGCCGGCGACTATGCGATGAACGGCCTCTACGGCATGGCGCCTGCATATTCGACGTCGGCCAATTATCTCGAGCGCGTCGAGCTTCTTAAAGGGCCCGGCGTCATGCTCGGTGGCATGCCGCCGGCGGGCGCAATCGGCGGCAGCGTAAACTTGGTAACGAAGCAAGCTCCCGACTTCGACATCACCCAACTTACCGGCGTGTACATTTCCAAATCGCAGTTCGGTGCTTTCATCGACGTGGCGCGTCGCTACGGCGAGCACAAGGAGTTCGGCATTCGCTTCAACGGCGGCGGGCGAGGCGGAAACACCGCGATCGACCGTCAGACCGACGAGCTTGGAAACGCGGTCCTCAATATGGACTATCGCGGCGAGCGTGCACGAGTCTCCGTTGATCTCGGTTACCAAGCCGAAAATCTCACGCCGCCGCAGCGTTTCCTGACGTTTACGTCAAGCCCGCCCTTCCCGTTCACTATTCCCGTGCCGCCTCCGCCTCGGCCCGGCACCAACTACATGCCGGACTGGGCGAGCTGGAAGACGAAGGATACGTTCACGATGGCACGGGCCGAGGTCGACATGACCGACTGGCTCACCGTTTACGCTGCCGGCGGCTATCACCGGAGCGACGTCGATTTTCAATACGTATCGCCGCGCATCACCAACGTGGGTGGCCTTGGAAATTGGTCAAATCCCGCTCTGAAGGGGTATGACACCTTCGAGAACTATGCGAGCGACATCGGCTTTCGCGCAACCGGTAACACCGGCCCTGTCAAGCATCTCTTCACGATGAACTATTCGACGTTCGACCGAGACTACACGTCCTTCGGCAGGTCTGGCGGTATCATCAATTCGAATCTGTACAACCCCATTCCGAGCCCCCTGCCGAACTTCACCACCATCGTGCAGAATCTGAAAACTCAGACAAATATGAGAAGCGTCGGCATTGCCGACACGATGTCGATGTTCGGCGACCGCCTGCAGCTCATCGTGGGCGCGCGGCGGCAATCGGTCGGTGCGGACAGCCAGACTTTTCTGACGCCGCCGACCGCCTCGCATATCGAAGGCTCGGTATGGAGCCCCGGCTACGCAATCATCGTGAAGCCCGTCGAGAATGTTTCGCTCTACGCGAACTACATCGAAGGCCTTAAGCTGCCGGAAATAGTCTCTGGAGCGACAACATATTCGAACGTCGGCGAAATTCTGCCGCCCGCTCAAACCAAACAAATGGAAGCCGGCGCCAAGATCGATGTGGGTCGCATTACGTTCACCACTTCTTACTTCGATATCACGGCTCCGAACGCATCGTCGGTTCCTGTGGCGGGGCGGCTGCCCGCACGACGGCTCGTCGGCGAACAGCGCAACCGTGGCATCGAACTCTACACGTTCGGTGAATTGGCTCCCTGGTTTCGGGTGCTCGGCGGTGTGACGATCATCAACGGCGAGGTGGTTTCCCAGAGGTACGCGTACCCGGGCGGCGCCACATTCAACTACAACGGCAGGACGCCGGTCGGTATCTCGACGGTGAACCTCAATATCGGCGCTGAATGGGATACTCCTTTCGTCGATGGCCTGACGCTTACGAGCAGGGTCATCTACACCGGCGAAAGTTTTGCCGACGATGCCAACACACAAGTGCTGCCTGACTGGACGCGGGTCGATGTCGGGGCACGTTACACCTTTGCTTCGCCGTGGAACGGCAAGCCCATTGTCGTGCGCGCGAGCGTCGAGAACGTTTTCAACGTGGCCTACTACAACTCCTACCGCACGGTCAGCAGCGCAGTCTCGCTCGGCGCGCCGCGCACCTATCTGATGTCGACCACGTTTAATTTTTGA